Below is a window of Streptomyces qaidamensis DNA.
AGGGACGTTCGTCAGCCGTTGCCCCCGGCGGCCCGCTGCCAGGCCCCTTCCCTCAGCAGCCGCAGCCCGTTCAGGCCGACCAGGACCGTGGAACCCTCGTGGCCCGCGACGCCCAGCGGCAGCGGCAGGTCACCGGCCAGGTCCCAGACGACGAGTCCGGCGATGAACACCCCCGCGATGACGAGGTTCTGCACGACCAGCCTGCGGGCGCGGCGGGACAGGGCGACGGTGGCGGGGACCGCGGCGAGTTCGTCGCGCACGACGACGGCGTCCGCGGTCTCCAGGGCCAGGTCGGAGCCGGCCCGGCCCATGGCGATCCCGGCGTGCGCGGCGGCCAGGGCGGGTGCGTCGTTGACGCCGTCCCCGACGACCAGCACCTTGCGGCCTGCGCGCTCCATCTCCTGCACTGCGGCCAGTTTGTCCTGCGGCAGCAGCCCGGCGCGCACGTCGTCGATGCCGGCCTCTGCGGCGAGGTGCGCGGCGGCCCTGGGGTTGTCGCCGGTCAGGAGCACCGGGGCGGTGCCGGTGAGCGTGGCGAGGGAGGCGACCGTGGCGGCGGCGTCCGGGCGCAGCCGGTCGGCGATGCCGAGCAGTCCCGCGGGGGTGCCGTCGACGACGACCAGGACGGCGGTACGGCCGGACTCCTCCAGTTCCGCCGCGGTGCCGGGGGGGTCGTCCAGCAGCCGGGCCGGTGCGCCCACGGCGACCGTGCGGCCGCCGACGACGGCGGTGACTCCCACACCGGGCGCAGAGGTGAAGTCAGCTGCGTCGGGCAGGCCGAGGCCGCGCTCGCGGGCCGCCTCCACCACCGCCCCGGCCAGCGGATGTTCACTGGGCCGCTCGGCGGCGGCCGCCAGCGTCAGCAGCTCGTCCTCCTCCAGGCCGGATCCGGGCAGCGGCCGCACGTCGGTGACGCGGGGGCTGCCCTCGGTGAGCGTGCCGGTCTTGTCCAGCGCGACCGCGTCCACCTGACCGAGCCGCTCCATCACCACGGCCGACTTCACGAGCACGCCGTGCCGTCCGGCGTTGGCGATGGCCGACAGCAGCGGCGGCATGGTGGCCAGCACGACCGCGCACGGGGAGGCGACGATCATGAACGTCATGGCGCGCAGCAGTGCGTCGGTGAGCTGTTCACCGAAGGCGAGCGGGACCAGGAAGACGGCCAGGGTCGCGGCCACCATGCCCAGCGAGTAGCGCTGTTCGACCTTCTCGATGAACAGCTGCGTGGGCGCCTTGGTCTCGGACGCCTCCTGCACCATGCGCACGATCCGGGCGATCACCGAGTCGGAGGCGTCGCGCTCCACCCGGATCCGGAGGGCGCCGGTGCCGTTGAGGGTGCCCGCGAAGACCTCGTCGCCCCGCTCCTTCGGCACGGGCAGCGGCTCGCCGGTGATGGTCGCCTGATCGACCTCGCTCGCCCCGTCCAGCACCCGGCCGTCGGCTCCGACACGCTCGCCGGGGCGTACCAGGACGGTGTCGCCGACCGCCAGCTCCTCGACGGACACGGCCTGTTCACTGCCGTCGGCGCCCAGCCGGGTGGCCGTGGCGGGGGCCAGGTCGAGCAGACCGCGGACGGAGTCCGCTGTGCGGGCCGTGGCCAGGGCCTCCAGCGCACCCGAGGTGGCGAAGATGACGATGAGCAGGGCGCCGTCCATGACCTGCCCGATGGAGGCGGCGCCCAGGGCGGCGACGACCATCAGCAGGTCGACGTCGAGGGTGCGCTCCTTCAGTGCCTTGAGCCCTTCCCACCCCGGCTCCCAGCCACCGGTGACGTACGACAGGGCGTACAGCGGTCCCCAGGTCCAGGCCGGGGCGCCGGTCAGCTGCAAGGGCAGGGCGAGCAGGAAGAGGGCGGTGGCCGCGGCGGCCCAGCGTGCCTCGGGGAGCGCGAGGACGCGGGTACGCCGCCGGGCCACCGCCCCGGGGCGCTCGGGCTTCGTCCGTTCGACCGGCTGCGGCGTGAGGGTGGAGGTCATCAGGGGTCCTTCTGGCGGAGGCGCGTCGGCGCCTCCCACCATACAGGAACACATGAAGACTGGTTCATATCTTCATTCGCTGGCCGGGGCCGAGGATCAGCGCAGCCTGTCCTTTGCCTTGTAATAGGCGCCGCCGAACGGCAGGAACCACGCGGTGCCGTTGTAGAAGGGGACAGGGACCTTCGGGAAGCCGAGGCCGCGCAGCGGGTTGGCCTCGGGGCGGCCGTCCATCATCTCGGCGACCGCGCGGCCCATGTATGTGGCCATCTGGACGCCGTGGCCGCAGTAACCCATGGAGTAGTACAGGCCGTCCGACTCACCCGCGTGCGGGAGGCGGTCCCAGGAGAAGCCGACCATGCCGCCCCACACGTAGTCGATCCGCACCCCGGCGAGCTGCGGGAAGATCTCGGTCATCTCCCGCTTCAGGATGTCGCCGCTCTTGACGTCCGAGGCCGGGTCGGAGGGGGCGAACCGGGCCCGGCCGCCGAAGGCGAGGCGGTTGTCCGGCGTGAGACGGATGTAGTGGCCGATGTTCTTGGAGTCGACCACCAGACGGCCGTTCGGGATCAGCGCCTTGGCACGCTCCTCGCCGAGCGGCTCGGTGACGATGATGAAGCTGCCGACGTTGATGAGCCGCTTGCGGAACCACGGCAGCGACCTGTCGGTGTAGGCGTCGGTCGCGGCCATCACCTGCTTGGCTCGGATGGTGCCGTTCAGGGTCTCGACCACGAAACCGCCGCCCGGCAGGCGGGTGAGACCGGTGGCCGCGTTGCGCTCGTGGATCTCCGCACCGGCCCGTTCGGCGGCCTCGGCGAGGCCGTGCACGTACTTGCCGACGTGCAGGGCGGCGCTCAGCGGGTCGAGCAGGGCACCGTGGTAGTAGTCCGAGCCCAGTTCGGACTTGAGCTCGCTTCTGGTCAGCAGCTGCGTGTCGTGGCCGAAGTTCTCGGCGAGGTCGCGCTGGGTGGCCCGCATCGACTCGAAGTGCTGCGGCTTGAAGGCCACTCCGAGGCGGCCGGAACGGTTGAAGTCGCAGTCGATTCTCTCCGACAACGTGAGCTCCTCGACCACGTCGACGGCCTCGCGGAAGGAGTCGTACAGCTCGCGGGCGCGCGTCTGGCCGTAGCGCTTGCGGGCCTCGCCGACACCGATGGTGAGGCCCTGGGTGCACATACTGCCGTTGCGCCCGGAGGCGCCCGAGCCGACCTTGTCCTTCTCGACGAGGACGACCCGGGCTCCCTTGCGGGCGGCGTGGTAGGCGGTGGACAGGCCGGTGAGGCCGCCGCCGATGACCACCACGTCCGCCTCGTCGGGCAGGTCCTTTCCGGAACGGTCGGGCAGGGCGGGAGCGGTGTCCAGCCAGTAGGGGATCTGCTTCATGGCGTGCGTCCTCTGTGTTCTCTGTCCTGTGTCTCTGTGCCGCCGCGGGTCAGCAGCCGAGCAGCTTCGGCAGGCCCGTCAGGTCGGGCAGCTCGTCGTACGGCTGGTAGTCGGCGCTGCCGGGGCGGCCGAAGCGGTTGATCCACACACGGCGCTTCAAGCCGAGGTCGCGGGTCGGGATGTGGTCGTACTCCCAGCCCTGAGCCGTGTGGATGACCTGCGAGGGCTCCACACCCATGGCCTTGAACGCGTGCTCGAAGGTCTGCCGGTCGGGCTTGTAGGCGCCGGCCTGCTGGGCGGTGATGACGTGGTCGAACTCGACGCCGATGTTCTCGACGTTGCGTGCGATCAGGTTGTCGTCGGTGTTGGAGATGATGGCGATCTCGTACTTGGTCTTCAGCTGACGCAGGGCCTCCGGGACCTCCGGGAAGGGGCCGAAGGTGGGGACGGCTTCCACGAGGGCGTCGCCGTCGGCCGTGCGGTACTCCAGGCCGTGCAGGCGCATGGCGTTGCGCAGGCTGGAGTGCAGGATCTCGTGGTAGGGGCGGTAGGCCTCCAGGACGGCCTGGAAGCGCATGACGCGGAAGTCGTCGAGGAACTCGTCGACGTCCAGGTTGTCCAGGTCCAGCCGGCCGGAGTCGGCAAGGAGCTTCAGGGTGGTGGGGCCGAGCTGGAAGTCGACCAGGGTGCCGTAGGCGTCGAAAGTAACGATCTCTCGCATGGTGTTCAGCCTCGATTTCCGGTTGTCACAAGGGGTTCAGACGACTCGTTCGCCGGGGGTGACGATCGCGTCCAGAGCGGCCAGGTCGGCCGCGTCGGGGAGCCAGTCGGCCGCCGCCGCGTTGGCGGTGACCTGGGCGGGGGTCATGGCACCGCAGATGACCGAGCCGACCGCGGGGAGCGCGGCCAGCCCGCCCACGGCGATCTGGAGAAGGGTCAGGCCGCGCTCGGCGCCGTAGGCGGTGAGCGCCTCGGCCTTGTCGAGGGCGGCGTCGGTGAGCCAGCCCTGCCGCCAGGACAGCCGGCTGCCGGGCGGGGGCTCCTCGCCCCGCCGGTACTTACCGCTGAGCAGGCCGTTGGCCAGCGGGTAGTACGGCAGCAGGCCCAGGCCGTGACGCAGGCAGGCGGGGATCAGGTCGTTCTCCACACTGCGGTCGAGCAGGTGGTAGCGGGCCTGGGTGGAGACGAAGGCGTCGGTGAGCTGCGCGGGCGGGAGGTTGGAGCAGCCGATGTACCGGATCTTGCCCTCGGCCACGAGTTCATCCAGCGCGGCGACCGTCTCCTCCAGCGGGGTGAGACCGTCGGGCTCGTGGTACTGGTACAGGTCGATCCGGTCGGTGCCGAGCCGGCGCAGGGAGGACTCGACGGCGTACCGGATGTAGGGACGGGCGCCCCGCCGGCCGTACAGGTCGGCCTCAGGGCCCATCTCCATGCCGAACTTGGTGGCGAGGACGACGTCGTCCCGGCGGCCCTTGAGGGCGGCGCCGAGGAGGCGTTCACCGTCACCCCGGGACCCACCGCTCTCACCGAACCCGCCGTACATGTCGGCCGTGTCGAACAGGGTGATCCCGGCGTCGAGGGCGGCGTGGACGACGGCCTTCGTGCCGTCCTCGTCGAGGCGGGAGCCGAAGTTGTTGCCGCCGACGCCGACCACGGAGACGACCGGGCCGCGTTCGCCCAGCGTGCGATACCTCATGAGCGGTCTCCGAATCCGATGCAGACGTTCTTGGTCTGCGTGTAGCTCGCCAGCGCCTCCAGGCCCT
It encodes the following:
- a CDS encoding heavy metal translocating P-type ATPase; the encoded protein is MTSTLTPQPVERTKPERPGAVARRRTRVLALPEARWAAAATALFLLALPLQLTGAPAWTWGPLYALSYVTGGWEPGWEGLKALKERTLDVDLLMVVAALGAASIGQVMDGALLIVIFATSGALEALATARTADSVRGLLDLAPATATRLGADGSEQAVSVEELAVGDTVLVRPGERVGADGRVLDGASEVDQATITGEPLPVPKERGDEVFAGTLNGTGALRIRVERDASDSVIARIVRMVQEASETKAPTQLFIEKVEQRYSLGMVAATLAVFLVPLAFGEQLTDALLRAMTFMIVASPCAVVLATMPPLLSAIANAGRHGVLVKSAVVMERLGQVDAVALDKTGTLTEGSPRVTDVRPLPGSGLEEDELLTLAAAAERPSEHPLAGAVVEAARERGLGLPDAADFTSAPGVGVTAVVGGRTVAVGAPARLLDDPPGTAAELEESGRTAVLVVVDGTPAGLLGIADRLRPDAAATVASLATLTGTAPVLLTGDNPRAAAHLAAEAGIDDVRAGLLPQDKLAAVQEMERAGRKVLVVGDGVNDAPALAAAHAGIAMGRAGSDLALETADAVVVRDELAAVPATVALSRRARRLVVQNLVIAGVFIAGLVVWDLAGDLPLPLGVAGHEGSTVLVGLNGLRLLREGAWQRAAGGNG
- a CDS encoding NAD(P)/FAD-dependent oxidoreductase, coding for MKQIPYWLDTAPALPDRSGKDLPDEADVVVIGGGLTGLSTAYHAARKGARVVLVEKDKVGSGASGRNGSMCTQGLTIGVGEARKRYGQTRARELYDSFREAVDVVEELTLSERIDCDFNRSGRLGVAFKPQHFESMRATQRDLAENFGHDTQLLTRSELKSELGSDYYHGALLDPLSAALHVGKYVHGLAEAAERAGAEIHERNAATGLTRLPGGGFVVETLNGTIRAKQVMAATDAYTDRSLPWFRKRLINVGSFIIVTEPLGEERAKALIPNGRLVVDSKNIGHYIRLTPDNRLAFGGRARFAPSDPASDVKSGDILKREMTEIFPQLAGVRIDYVWGGMVGFSWDRLPHAGESDGLYYSMGYCGHGVQMATYMGRAVAEMMDGRPEANPLRGLGFPKVPVPFYNGTAWFLPFGGAYYKAKDRLR
- a CDS encoding haloacid dehalogenase type II gives rise to the protein MREIVTFDAYGTLVDFQLGPTTLKLLADSGRLDLDNLDVDEFLDDFRVMRFQAVLEAYRPYHEILHSSLRNAMRLHGLEYRTADGDALVEAVPTFGPFPEVPEALRQLKTKYEIAIISNTDDNLIARNVENIGVEFDHVITAQQAGAYKPDRQTFEHAFKAMGVEPSQVIHTAQGWEYDHIPTRDLGLKRRVWINRFGRPGSADYQPYDELPDLTGLPKLLGC
- a CDS encoding aldo/keto reductase, giving the protein MRYRTLGERGPVVSVVGVGGNNFGSRLDEDGTKAVVHAALDAGITLFDTADMYGGFGESGGSRGDGERLLGAALKGRRDDVVLATKFGMEMGPEADLYGRRGARPYIRYAVESSLRRLGTDRIDLYQYHEPDGLTPLEETVAALDELVAEGKIRYIGCSNLPPAQLTDAFVSTQARYHLLDRSVENDLIPACLRHGLGLLPYYPLANGLLSGKYRRGEEPPPGSRLSWRQGWLTDAALDKAEALTAYGAERGLTLLQIAVGGLAALPAVGSVICGAMTPAQVTANAAAADWLPDAADLAALDAIVTPGERVV